Proteins encoded within one genomic window of Ailuropoda melanoleuca isolate Jingjing chromosome 16, ASM200744v2, whole genome shotgun sequence:
- the SCYL1 gene encoding N-terminal kinase-like protein isoform X2 — MWFFARDPVRDFPFELSPDPPEGGPPGPWVLHRGRKKATGSPVSIFVYDVKPGAEEQTQVAKAAFKRLKTLRHPNILAYIDGLETDKCLHVVTEAVTPLKMYLKERAEAGGLKELELSWGLHQTVKALSFLVNDCSLIHNNVCMAAVFVDRAGEWKLGGLDYMYSSQGNGGGPPRKGVPELEQYDPPELADGSGRAAREKWSADMWRLGCLIWEVFNGPLPRAAALRNPGKNCRAPGGFMNNRFVETNLFLEEIQIKEPAEKQKFFQELSKSLDSFPEDFCRHKVLPQLLTAFEFGNAGAVVLTPLFKVGKFLNAEEYQQKIIPVVVKMFSSTDRAMRIRLLQQMEQFIQYLDEPTVNTQIFPHVVHGFLDTNPAIREQTVKSMLLLAPKLNEANLNVELMKHFARLQAKDEQGPIRCNTTVCLGKIGSYLSASTRHRVLTSAFSRATKDPFAPSRVAGVLGFAATHNLYSMNDCAHKILPVLCGLTVDPEKSVRDQAFKAIRSFLSKLESVSEDPTQLAEVEKDVHAASSPGMGGAAASWAGWAVTGVSSLTSKLIRTHPTAAPAETNVPQRPTPEGLPAPAPTLVAATPTTPGHWETQEEGTDTAEDSSAADRWDDEDWGSLEQEAESVLAQQEDWSTGGQASRAGQTSNLDAKSPESDWSSWEAEGSWEQGWQEPSPPEPPPEGTRLASEYNWGGSEPSDKGDPFAAVSTRREAGAQLKPDSWGDDNWEGLETESRQGKAELARKKREERRREMEAKRAEKKAAKGPMKLGTRKLD, encoded by the exons ATGTGGTTCTTTGCCCGGGACCCTGTCCGGGACTTCCCGTTCGAGCTCAGCCCGGACCCCCCCGAGGGCGGCCCGCCCGGGCCCTGGGTCCTGCACCGCGGCCGTAAGAAG gccacAGGCAGTCCGGTGTCCATCTTCGTGTATGATGTGAAGCCTGGTGCCGAGGAGCAGACCCAAGTGGCCAAAGCTGCCTTCAAGCGCCTCAAAACTCTCCGGCACCCCAACATTCTGGCCTACATCGATGGGCTGGAG ACAGACAAATGCCTCCATGTAGTGACAGAGGCAGTGACCCCACTGAAGATGTACCTCAAGGAGCGAGCCGAGGCCGGTGGCCTGAAGGAGCTGGAGCTGTCCTGGGGGCTGCACCAGACTGTG AAAGCCCTCAGCTTCCTGGTCAATGACTGCAGCCTCATCCACAACAACGTCTGCATGGCCGCTGTGTTCGTGGACCGCGCCGGCGAGTGGAAGCTGGGGGGCCTGGACTACATGTATTCGTCCCAGGGCAATGGCGGGGGACCCCCCCGGAAGGGGGTCCCTGAACTTGAGCAGTATGACCCCCCGGAGTTGGCTGATGGCAGTGGcagagcagccagagagaaatG GTCAGCTGACATGTGGCGCCTGGGCTGCCTCATCTGGGAAGTCTTCAATGGACCCCTACCTCGGGCGGCTGCCCTGCGCAACCCGGGGAAG AACTGCCGGGCGCCCGGTGGCTTCATGAACAACCGCTTTGTGGAGACCAACCTCTTTTTGGAAGAGATTCAG ATCAAGGAGCCGGCGGAGAAGCAGAAGTTCTTCCAAGAGCTGAGCAAGAGCCTAGACTCTTTCCCTGAGGATTTCTGCCGGCACAAGGTGCTGCCCCAGCTGCTGACCGCCTTCGAGTTTGGCAACGCAGGAGCTGTCGTGCTCACACCCCTCTTcaag GTGGGCAAGTTTCTCAACGCTGAGGAATATCAGCAGAAGATCATCCCTGTTGTGGTCAAGATGTTCTCATCCACGGACCGGGCCATGCGCATCCGCCTCCTGCAGCAG ATGGAACAGTTTATCCAGTACCTGGACGAGCCAACAGTCAACACACAGATCTTCCCCCACGTGGTGCACGGCTTCCTGGACACCAACCCTGCCATCCGAGAGCAGACAGTCAAG TCCATGCTGCTCCTGGCCCCGAAGCTGAACGAGGCCAACCTCAACGTGGAGTTGATGAAGCACTTCGCACGGCTGCAGGCCAAGGATGAACAGGGCCCCATTCGCTGCAACACTACCGTCTGCCTGGGCAAAATCGGCTCCTACCTCAGTGCCAGC accaGACACAGGGTCCTCACCTCCGCCTTCAGCCGGGCCACTAAGGATCCATTTGCACCTTCCCGGGTGGCGGGTGTCCTGGGCTTTGCTGCCACCCACAACCTCTACTCGATGAACGACTGTGCCCACAAgatcctgcctgtgctctgtggCCTCACTGTGGATCCCGAGAAATCGGTGCGAGACCAG GCCTTCAAGGCCATTCGAAGCTTCCTGTCCAAACTGGAGTCTGTGTCAGAGGACCCCACCCAGCTGGCTGAAGTGG AGAAGGATGTCCACGCAGCCTCCAGCCCCGGAATGGGAGGAGCCGCAGCCAGCTGGGCAGGCTGGGCTGTGACAGGAGTCTCCTCGCTCACCTCCAAGCTGATCCGTACACACCCAACAGCCGCCCCAGCCGAGACCAACGTCCCCCAGAGACCCACGCCCGAGG GACTTCCTGCCCCGGCCCCCACCCTTGTCGCCGCCACACCCACAACCCCAGGCCACTGGGAGACGCAAGAGGAGGGCACAGACACAGCGGAGGACAGCAGTGCTGCCGACAGATGGGACGATGAAGACTGGGGCAGCCTGGAG CAGGAGGCCGAATCTGTGTTGGCCCAGCAGGAAGACTGGAGTACTGGGGGCCAGGCTAGCCGTGCTGGGCAG ACCAGCAACCTGGACGCCAAATCCCCTGAGTCAGACTGGAGCAGCTGGGAAGCCGAGGGCTCATGGGAACAGGGCTGGCAGGAGCCAAGTCCCCCAGAGCCGCCCCCTGAAGGCACAAGGCTGGCCAGCGAGTATAACTGGGGTGGCTCGGAGCCCAGTGACAAAGGTGATCCCTTTGCTGCCGTGTCCACACGGCGGGAGGCTGGCGCCCAG CTGAAACCTGATTCATGGGGTGATGACAACTGGGAGGGCCTGGAGACAGAGAGCC GGCAAGGGAAGGCGGAGCTGGCCCGGAAGAAGCGGGAGGAGCGTCGGCGGGAGATGGAGGCCAAACGCGCAGAGAAGAAGGCGGCCAAGGGCCCCATGAAGCTGGGAACCCGGAAGCTGGACTGA
- the SCYL1 gene encoding N-terminal kinase-like protein isoform X1 — MWFFARDPVRDFPFELSPDPPEGGPPGPWVLHRGRKKATGSPVSIFVYDVKPGAEEQTQVAKAAFKRLKTLRHPNILAYIDGLETDKCLHVVTEAVTPLKMYLKERAEAGGLKELELSWGLHQTVKALSFLVNDCSLIHNNVCMAAVFVDRAGEWKLGGLDYMYSSQGNGGGPPRKGVPELEQYDPPELADGSGRAAREKWSADMWRLGCLIWEVFNGPLPRAAALRNPGKIPKSLVPHYCELVGANPKVRPNPARFLQNCRAPGGFMNNRFVETNLFLEEIQIKEPAEKQKFFQELSKSLDSFPEDFCRHKVLPQLLTAFEFGNAGAVVLTPLFKVGKFLNAEEYQQKIIPVVVKMFSSTDRAMRIRLLQQMEQFIQYLDEPTVNTQIFPHVVHGFLDTNPAIREQTVKSMLLLAPKLNEANLNVELMKHFARLQAKDEQGPIRCNTTVCLGKIGSYLSASTRHRVLTSAFSRATKDPFAPSRVAGVLGFAATHNLYSMNDCAHKILPVLCGLTVDPEKSVRDQAFKAIRSFLSKLESVSEDPTQLAEVEKDVHAASSPGMGGAAASWAGWAVTGVSSLTSKLIRTHPTAAPAETNVPQRPTPEGLPAPAPTLVAATPTTPGHWETQEEGTDTAEDSSAADRWDDEDWGSLEQEAESVLAQQEDWSTGGQASRAGQTSNLDAKSPESDWSSWEAEGSWEQGWQEPSPPEPPPEGTRLASEYNWGGSEPSDKGDPFAAVSTRREAGAQLKPDSWGDDNWEGLETESRQGKAELARKKREERRREMEAKRAEKKAAKGPMKLGTRKLD; from the exons ATGTGGTTCTTTGCCCGGGACCCTGTCCGGGACTTCCCGTTCGAGCTCAGCCCGGACCCCCCCGAGGGCGGCCCGCCCGGGCCCTGGGTCCTGCACCGCGGCCGTAAGAAG gccacAGGCAGTCCGGTGTCCATCTTCGTGTATGATGTGAAGCCTGGTGCCGAGGAGCAGACCCAAGTGGCCAAAGCTGCCTTCAAGCGCCTCAAAACTCTCCGGCACCCCAACATTCTGGCCTACATCGATGGGCTGGAG ACAGACAAATGCCTCCATGTAGTGACAGAGGCAGTGACCCCACTGAAGATGTACCTCAAGGAGCGAGCCGAGGCCGGTGGCCTGAAGGAGCTGGAGCTGTCCTGGGGGCTGCACCAGACTGTG AAAGCCCTCAGCTTCCTGGTCAATGACTGCAGCCTCATCCACAACAACGTCTGCATGGCCGCTGTGTTCGTGGACCGCGCCGGCGAGTGGAAGCTGGGGGGCCTGGACTACATGTATTCGTCCCAGGGCAATGGCGGGGGACCCCCCCGGAAGGGGGTCCCTGAACTTGAGCAGTATGACCCCCCGGAGTTGGCTGATGGCAGTGGcagagcagccagagagaaatG GTCAGCTGACATGTGGCGCCTGGGCTGCCTCATCTGGGAAGTCTTCAATGGACCCCTACCTCGGGCGGCTGCCCTGCGCAACCCGGGGAAG ATCCCCAAATCGCTGGTGCCCCATTACTGCGAGCTAGTTGGCGCCAACCCCAAGGTGCGTCCCAATCCCGCCCGCTTCCTGCAGAACTGCCGGGCGCCCGGTGGCTTCATGAACAACCGCTTTGTGGAGACCAACCTCTTTTTGGAAGAGATTCAG ATCAAGGAGCCGGCGGAGAAGCAGAAGTTCTTCCAAGAGCTGAGCAAGAGCCTAGACTCTTTCCCTGAGGATTTCTGCCGGCACAAGGTGCTGCCCCAGCTGCTGACCGCCTTCGAGTTTGGCAACGCAGGAGCTGTCGTGCTCACACCCCTCTTcaag GTGGGCAAGTTTCTCAACGCTGAGGAATATCAGCAGAAGATCATCCCTGTTGTGGTCAAGATGTTCTCATCCACGGACCGGGCCATGCGCATCCGCCTCCTGCAGCAG ATGGAACAGTTTATCCAGTACCTGGACGAGCCAACAGTCAACACACAGATCTTCCCCCACGTGGTGCACGGCTTCCTGGACACCAACCCTGCCATCCGAGAGCAGACAGTCAAG TCCATGCTGCTCCTGGCCCCGAAGCTGAACGAGGCCAACCTCAACGTGGAGTTGATGAAGCACTTCGCACGGCTGCAGGCCAAGGATGAACAGGGCCCCATTCGCTGCAACACTACCGTCTGCCTGGGCAAAATCGGCTCCTACCTCAGTGCCAGC accaGACACAGGGTCCTCACCTCCGCCTTCAGCCGGGCCACTAAGGATCCATTTGCACCTTCCCGGGTGGCGGGTGTCCTGGGCTTTGCTGCCACCCACAACCTCTACTCGATGAACGACTGTGCCCACAAgatcctgcctgtgctctgtggCCTCACTGTGGATCCCGAGAAATCGGTGCGAGACCAG GCCTTCAAGGCCATTCGAAGCTTCCTGTCCAAACTGGAGTCTGTGTCAGAGGACCCCACCCAGCTGGCTGAAGTGG AGAAGGATGTCCACGCAGCCTCCAGCCCCGGAATGGGAGGAGCCGCAGCCAGCTGGGCAGGCTGGGCTGTGACAGGAGTCTCCTCGCTCACCTCCAAGCTGATCCGTACACACCCAACAGCCGCCCCAGCCGAGACCAACGTCCCCCAGAGACCCACGCCCGAGG GACTTCCTGCCCCGGCCCCCACCCTTGTCGCCGCCACACCCACAACCCCAGGCCACTGGGAGACGCAAGAGGAGGGCACAGACACAGCGGAGGACAGCAGTGCTGCCGACAGATGGGACGATGAAGACTGGGGCAGCCTGGAG CAGGAGGCCGAATCTGTGTTGGCCCAGCAGGAAGACTGGAGTACTGGGGGCCAGGCTAGCCGTGCTGGGCAG ACCAGCAACCTGGACGCCAAATCCCCTGAGTCAGACTGGAGCAGCTGGGAAGCCGAGGGCTCATGGGAACAGGGCTGGCAGGAGCCAAGTCCCCCAGAGCCGCCCCCTGAAGGCACAAGGCTGGCCAGCGAGTATAACTGGGGTGGCTCGGAGCCCAGTGACAAAGGTGATCCCTTTGCTGCCGTGTCCACACGGCGGGAGGCTGGCGCCCAG CTGAAACCTGATTCATGGGGTGATGACAACTGGGAGGGCCTGGAGACAGAGAGCC GGCAAGGGAAGGCGGAGCTGGCCCGGAAGAAGCGGGAGGAGCGTCGGCGGGAGATGGAGGCCAAACGCGCAGAGAAGAAGGCGGCCAAGGGCCCCATGAAGCTGGGAACCCGGAAGCTGGACTGA